The following are encoded in a window of Haliotis asinina isolate JCU_RB_2024 chromosome 14, JCU_Hal_asi_v2, whole genome shotgun sequence genomic DNA:
- the LOC137261855 gene encoding ras and EF-hand domain-containing protein homolog isoform X2, protein MAHEPVSPELNQLCGALKLHDPNQSITKEQLADISQVLRLSSDELDIIFDALDHDHKGHITLDDLKFEIADNKSSTPTKRRVSQGCTTWGDSRTYLNVSPEELDVAVLSSSSQEQVIELYQALHASENPELLTQFENIILGVIKDIRVYQQENDRLEKTYKREKEQHERHLRSLEDEMDVHTQKVEERVKKEEMERSDQEKAELKQLMDAEIAMLQQNLKRMQSEGIDKVGRETEEYMCSLKARLEEYQHENRQLRSELTDTQTNLALVKGELVSTKQQFQEKSRELEVERTTVMDCIREQDNLTRQLHILHETNKKLLDANDNLRESLETSQNKLTSHKRTLSNDSAASGRSTSPRPPRKGSVMSDYFENTCPPQYLRAVSVNSSLAEELCELEPNVMQVTTVSPLRRFRHLESCEDEEIDSGHSTMRDYNEPDTESECLSYESDARSLPRRPKRLKPGNMLEEEEFDSHDEMETDAETAIERSEAELFKNMQSKRLSSSGSRGSRGSLRSLPTSDTGNTRTPKGNRGSTRRQMQISPEQLLNVKVSKEPERMYKVVLAGDAAVGKSSFIMRLCKGKFVNNLSSTLGVDFQTKVIEVDGRTIALQLWDTAGQERFRSIAKSYFRRADGVLLLYDCTYERSFLNVRDWVEAVEVCRQDGAMKKIPIMFCANKTDIRDEMQQQGRRVVRFDDGSRLAREYEGLFIETSAKDGSNIQEAVIELTRLLRTNEDLEVKNVGMQLQDMKTVKKSSSCCR, encoded by the exons ATGGCACATGAGCCAGTCTCGCCGGAATTAAATCAGTTGTGTGGTGCTTTGAAACTTCACGATCCGAACCAATCAATCACGAAGGAACAACTCGCAGACATCTCCCAAGTTCTGCGGCTATCCTCGGATGAGCTGGACATCATCTTCGACGCCCTGGACCACGATCACAAGGGGCATATAACATTAGACGACTTGAAATTTGAAATAGCGGACAATAAAAGTTCCACTCCAACAAAAAGACGTGTTTCTCAAGGATGTACAACTTGGGGGGACAGCAGGACATACCTGAACGTATCCCCGGAGGAATTAGACGTTGCCGTTTTATCATCGTCTAG CCAGGAGCAGGTGATCGAGCTGTACCAGGCACTGCACGCCAGCGAGAACCCAGAACTTCTGACCCAGTTCGAGAACATCATCCTAGGGGTCATCAAGGACATCCGGGTCTACCAGCAGGAGAATGACAGGTTGGAGAAGACCTACAAGAG GGAGAAGGAACAACATGAACGACATTTGCGGAGTCTGGAGGACGAGATGGACGTCCACACACAGAAAGTGGAGGAACGCGTTAAAAAGGAG GAGATGGAGAGATCCGACCAGGAGAAGGCGGAACTGAAACAGTTGATGGATGCCGAAATAGCCATGCTGCAGCAGAATCTGAAGAGGATGCAGAGC GAGGGTATCGATAAGGTGGGGAGGGAGACAGAGGAATATATGTGCAGTCTGAAGGCACGTCTGGAGGAATATCAGCACGAGAACAGACAACTGAGGAGTGAgctgacagacacacagacgaACCTGGCTCTGGTCAAGGGGGAGCTGGTCTCCACGAAGCAGCAGTTCCAGGAGAAGAGTCGGGAGTTAGAAGT AGAGAGGACTACAGTGATGGACTGCATCAGAGAACAAGACAACCTTACTCGCCAGCTTCATATATTACA CGAGACCAACAAGAAGCTCCTAGACGCGAACGATAATCTTCGAGAATCTCTCGAGACGTCTCAAAATAAACTGACTTCCCATAAACGGACGTTATCGAATGAT tcTGCGGCCAGTGGACGCAGCACATCGCCCCGACCCCCAAGGAAAGGCTCTGTGATGAGTGACTACTTCGAAAACACCTG CCCTCCACAATACCTCCGAGCTGTCAGTGTCAACTCCTCGCTGGCCGAGGAGCTTTGTGAATTGGAGCCCAATGTGATGCAGGTGACGACGGTGTCGCCATTACGACGATTCCGGCACCTGGAGAGCTGTGAAGACGAGGAAATAG ACAGTGGCCATTCCACCATGCGCGACTACAACGAACCTGACACCGAGTCGGAGTGCCTCAGTTACGAGAGCGATGCCCGGTCACTGCCACGGAGGCCGAAGCGGTTGAAGCCAGGCAATATGTTGGAGGAGGAG GAGTTCGACTCCCATGACGAGATGGAGACTGACGCAGAGACCGCCATTGAGAGGTCAGAAGCCGAACTGTTTAAGAACATGCAGAGTAAACGTCTCAGCTCCTCCGGAAGTCGAGGGTCACGTGGCAGTCTCCGATCTTTGCCGACCAGTGACACCGGAAATACTCGAACTCCCAAAGGAAATCGCGGATCCACAAGACGACAGATGCAGATATCCCCTGAACAG TTACTCAACGTCAAGGTGTCCAAGGAGCCCGAGAGGATGTACAAGGTGGTCCTGGCCGGAGATGCTGCGGTCGGCAAGTCAAGTTTCATCATGAGACTGTGCAAGGGCAAGTTCGTCAACAACCTCAGCTCCACACTGG GTGTGGACTTCCAGACCAAAGTGATTGAAGTTGATGGCCGGACCATCGCCCTTCAACTTTGGGACACCGCTGGACAGGAGAG GTTCCGGAGCATCGCAAAGTCTTATTTCCGGCGTGCCGACGGCGTTCTGCTGCTGTACGACTGTACATACGAGCGTTCCTTCCTCAACGTGCGCGATTGGGTGGAAGCTGTGGAGGTTTGTAGACAA GATGGCGCCATGAAGAAAATACCTATCATGTTCTGTGCCAACAAGACTGACATCAGGGACGAAATGCAGCAACAGGGACGACGAGTTGTCCGGTTTGATGACGGGTCAAGGCTGGCAAGG GAATATGAAGGATTGTTTATCGAAACCAGCGCTAAGGACGGATCAAATATACAAGAAGCAGTCATAGAATTGACTAG ATTACTGCGGACGAATGAGGACTTAGAGGTGAAAAATGTGGGCATGCAGCTGCAGGATATGAAGACGGTGAAGAAAAGCAGCTCGTGTTGTCGATAA
- the LOC137261855 gene encoding ras and EF-hand domain-containing protein-like isoform X3 encodes MDQTDAESKLGQLFRACDLDGSGYIDQNELQAVCSELSKDELVDVFSQLDKDGDGRISVEEFARGFTEISEALQTKSRVKMRERLKSQNSDDKIIANEDDFVGILDEGLRAISSQEQVIELYQALHASENPELLTQFENIILGVIKDIRVYQQENDRLEKTYKREKEQHERHLRSLEDEMDVHTQKVEERVKKEEMERSDQEKAELKQLMDAEIAMLQQNLKRMQSEGIDKVGRETEEYMCSLKARLEEYQHENRQLRSELTDTQTNLALVKGELVSTKQQFQEKSRELEVERTTVMDCIREQDNLTRQLHILHETNKKLLDANDNLRESLETSQNKLTSHKRTLSNDSAASGRSTSPRPPRKGSVMSDYFENTCPPQYLRAVSVNSSLAEELCELEPNVMQVTTVSPLRRFRHLESCEDEEIDSGHSTMRDYNEPDTESECLSYESDARSLPRRPKRLKPGNMLEEEEFDSHDEMETDAETAIERSEAELFKNMQSKRLSSSGSRGSRGSLRSLPTSDTGNTRTPKGNRGSTRRQMQISPEQLLNVKVSKEPERMYKVVLAGDAAVGKSSFIMRLCKGKFVNNLSSTLGVDFQTKVIEVDGRTIALQLWDTAGQERFRSIAKSYFRRADGVLLLYDCTYERSFLNVRDWVEAVEDGAMKKIPIMFCANKTDIRDEMQQQGRRVVRFDDGSRLAREYEGLFIETSAKDGSNIQEAVIELTRLLRTNEDLEVKNVGMQLQDMKTVKKSSSCCR; translated from the exons ATGGACCAAACCGACGCTGAGTCCAAACTGGGCCAACTGTTTCGGGCTTGTGACTTAGATGGCTCCGGCTACATCGACCAGAACGAACTTCAGGCGGTGTGTTCCGAACTCTCTAAAGACGAACTCGTCGATGTCTTCAGTCAGCTCGATAAAGACGGAGATGGCCGAATCAGTGTCGAGGAGTTCGCCCGAGGGTTTACGGAAATCAGCGAGGCCCTCCAGACGAAGAGTCGAGTTAAGATGCGGGAACGTTTGAAGAGTCAGAACTCCGATGACAAAATCATTGCTAACGAGGATGACTTTGTGGGCATATTAGACGAAGGACTTAGAGCTATTTCAAG CCAGGAGCAGGTGATCGAGCTGTACCAGGCACTGCACGCCAGCGAGAACCCAGAACTTCTGACCCAGTTCGAGAACATCATCCTAGGGGTCATCAAGGACATCCGGGTCTACCAGCAGGAGAATGACAGGTTGGAGAAGACCTACAAGAG GGAGAAGGAACAACATGAACGACATTTGCGGAGTCTGGAGGACGAGATGGACGTCCACACACAGAAAGTGGAGGAACGCGTTAAAAAGGAG GAGATGGAGAGATCCGACCAGGAGAAGGCGGAACTGAAACAGTTGATGGATGCCGAAATAGCCATGCTGCAGCAGAATCTGAAGAGGATGCAGAGC GAGGGTATCGATAAGGTGGGGAGGGAGACAGAGGAATATATGTGCAGTCTGAAGGCACGTCTGGAGGAATATCAGCACGAGAACAGACAACTGAGGAGTGAgctgacagacacacagacgaACCTGGCTCTGGTCAAGGGGGAGCTGGTCTCCACGAAGCAGCAGTTCCAGGAGAAGAGTCGGGAGTTAGAAGT AGAGAGGACTACAGTGATGGACTGCATCAGAGAACAAGACAACCTTACTCGCCAGCTTCATATATTACA CGAGACCAACAAGAAGCTCCTAGACGCGAACGATAATCTTCGAGAATCTCTCGAGACGTCTCAAAATAAACTGACTTCCCATAAACGGACGTTATCGAATGAT tcTGCGGCCAGTGGACGCAGCACATCGCCCCGACCCCCAAGGAAAGGCTCTGTGATGAGTGACTACTTCGAAAACACCTG CCCTCCACAATACCTCCGAGCTGTCAGTGTCAACTCCTCGCTGGCCGAGGAGCTTTGTGAATTGGAGCCCAATGTGATGCAGGTGACGACGGTGTCGCCATTACGACGATTCCGGCACCTGGAGAGCTGTGAAGACGAGGAAATAG ACAGTGGCCATTCCACCATGCGCGACTACAACGAACCTGACACCGAGTCGGAGTGCCTCAGTTACGAGAGCGATGCCCGGTCACTGCCACGGAGGCCGAAGCGGTTGAAGCCAGGCAATATGTTGGAGGAGGAG GAGTTCGACTCCCATGACGAGATGGAGACTGACGCAGAGACCGCCATTGAGAGGTCAGAAGCCGAACTGTTTAAGAACATGCAGAGTAAACGTCTCAGCTCCTCCGGAAGTCGAGGGTCACGTGGCAGTCTCCGATCTTTGCCGACCAGTGACACCGGAAATACTCGAACTCCCAAAGGAAATCGCGGATCCACAAGACGACAGATGCAGATATCCCCTGAACAG TTACTCAACGTCAAGGTGTCCAAGGAGCCCGAGAGGATGTACAAGGTGGTCCTGGCCGGAGATGCTGCGGTCGGCAAGTCAAGTTTCATCATGAGACTGTGCAAGGGCAAGTTCGTCAACAACCTCAGCTCCACACTGG GTGTGGACTTCCAGACCAAAGTGATTGAAGTTGATGGCCGGACCATCGCCCTTCAACTTTGGGACACCGCTGGACAGGAGAG GTTCCGGAGCATCGCAAAGTCTTATTTCCGGCGTGCCGACGGCGTTCTGCTGCTGTACGACTGTACATACGAGCGTTCCTTCCTCAACGTGCGCGATTGGGTGGAAGCTGTGGAG GATGGCGCCATGAAGAAAATACCTATCATGTTCTGTGCCAACAAGACTGACATCAGGGACGAAATGCAGCAACAGGGACGACGAGTTGTCCGGTTTGATGACGGGTCAAGGCTGGCAAGG GAATATGAAGGATTGTTTATCGAAACCAGCGCTAAGGACGGATCAAATATACAAGAAGCAGTCATAGAATTGACTAG ATTACTGCGGACGAATGAGGACTTAGAGGTGAAAAATGTGGGCATGCAGCTGCAGGATATGAAGACGGTGAAGAAAAGCAGCTCGTGTTGTCGATAA
- the LOC137261855 gene encoding ras and EF-hand domain-containing protein homolog isoform X4 gives MAHEPVSPELNQLCGALKLHDPNQSITKEQLADISQVLRLSSDELDIIFDALDHDHKGHITLDDLKFEIADNKSSTPTKRRVSQGCTTWGDSRTYLNVSPEELDVAVLSSSSQEQVIELYQALHASENPELLTQFENIILGVIKDIRVYQQENDRLEKTYKREKEQHERHLRSLEDEMDVHTQKVEERVKKEEMERSDQEKAELKQLMDAEIAMLQQNLKRMQSEGIDKVGRETEEYMCSLKARLEEYQHENRQLRSELTDTQTNLALVKGELVSTKQQFQEKSRELEVERTTVMDCIREQDNLTRQLHILHETNKKLLDANDNLRESLETSQNKLTSHKRTLSNDSAASGRSTSPRPPRKGSVMSDYFENTCPPQYLRAVSVNSSLAEELCELEPNVMQVTTVSPLRRFRHLESCEDEEIDSGHSTMRDYNEPDTESECLSYESDARSLPRRPKRLKPGNMLEEEEFDSHDEMETDAETAIERSEAELFKNMQSKRLSSSGSRGSRGSLRSLPTSDTGNTRTPKGNRGSTRRQMQISPEQLLNVKVSKEPERMYKVVLAGDAAVGKSSFIMRLCKGKFVNNLSSTLGVDFQTKVIEVDGRTIALQLWDTAGQERFRSIAKSYFRRADGVLLLYDCTYERSFLNVRDWVEAVEDGAMKKIPIMFCANKTDIRDEMQQQGRRVVRFDDGSRLAREYEGLFIETSAKDGSNIQEAVIELTRLLRTNEDLEVKNVGMQLQDMKTVKKSSSCCR, from the exons ATGGCACATGAGCCAGTCTCGCCGGAATTAAATCAGTTGTGTGGTGCTTTGAAACTTCACGATCCGAACCAATCAATCACGAAGGAACAACTCGCAGACATCTCCCAAGTTCTGCGGCTATCCTCGGATGAGCTGGACATCATCTTCGACGCCCTGGACCACGATCACAAGGGGCATATAACATTAGACGACTTGAAATTTGAAATAGCGGACAATAAAAGTTCCACTCCAACAAAAAGACGTGTTTCTCAAGGATGTACAACTTGGGGGGACAGCAGGACATACCTGAACGTATCCCCGGAGGAATTAGACGTTGCCGTTTTATCATCGTCTAG CCAGGAGCAGGTGATCGAGCTGTACCAGGCACTGCACGCCAGCGAGAACCCAGAACTTCTGACCCAGTTCGAGAACATCATCCTAGGGGTCATCAAGGACATCCGGGTCTACCAGCAGGAGAATGACAGGTTGGAGAAGACCTACAAGAG GGAGAAGGAACAACATGAACGACATTTGCGGAGTCTGGAGGACGAGATGGACGTCCACACACAGAAAGTGGAGGAACGCGTTAAAAAGGAG GAGATGGAGAGATCCGACCAGGAGAAGGCGGAACTGAAACAGTTGATGGATGCCGAAATAGCCATGCTGCAGCAGAATCTGAAGAGGATGCAGAGC GAGGGTATCGATAAGGTGGGGAGGGAGACAGAGGAATATATGTGCAGTCTGAAGGCACGTCTGGAGGAATATCAGCACGAGAACAGACAACTGAGGAGTGAgctgacagacacacagacgaACCTGGCTCTGGTCAAGGGGGAGCTGGTCTCCACGAAGCAGCAGTTCCAGGAGAAGAGTCGGGAGTTAGAAGT AGAGAGGACTACAGTGATGGACTGCATCAGAGAACAAGACAACCTTACTCGCCAGCTTCATATATTACA CGAGACCAACAAGAAGCTCCTAGACGCGAACGATAATCTTCGAGAATCTCTCGAGACGTCTCAAAATAAACTGACTTCCCATAAACGGACGTTATCGAATGAT tcTGCGGCCAGTGGACGCAGCACATCGCCCCGACCCCCAAGGAAAGGCTCTGTGATGAGTGACTACTTCGAAAACACCTG CCCTCCACAATACCTCCGAGCTGTCAGTGTCAACTCCTCGCTGGCCGAGGAGCTTTGTGAATTGGAGCCCAATGTGATGCAGGTGACGACGGTGTCGCCATTACGACGATTCCGGCACCTGGAGAGCTGTGAAGACGAGGAAATAG ACAGTGGCCATTCCACCATGCGCGACTACAACGAACCTGACACCGAGTCGGAGTGCCTCAGTTACGAGAGCGATGCCCGGTCACTGCCACGGAGGCCGAAGCGGTTGAAGCCAGGCAATATGTTGGAGGAGGAG GAGTTCGACTCCCATGACGAGATGGAGACTGACGCAGAGACCGCCATTGAGAGGTCAGAAGCCGAACTGTTTAAGAACATGCAGAGTAAACGTCTCAGCTCCTCCGGAAGTCGAGGGTCACGTGGCAGTCTCCGATCTTTGCCGACCAGTGACACCGGAAATACTCGAACTCCCAAAGGAAATCGCGGATCCACAAGACGACAGATGCAGATATCCCCTGAACAG TTACTCAACGTCAAGGTGTCCAAGGAGCCCGAGAGGATGTACAAGGTGGTCCTGGCCGGAGATGCTGCGGTCGGCAAGTCAAGTTTCATCATGAGACTGTGCAAGGGCAAGTTCGTCAACAACCTCAGCTCCACACTGG GTGTGGACTTCCAGACCAAAGTGATTGAAGTTGATGGCCGGACCATCGCCCTTCAACTTTGGGACACCGCTGGACAGGAGAG GTTCCGGAGCATCGCAAAGTCTTATTTCCGGCGTGCCGACGGCGTTCTGCTGCTGTACGACTGTACATACGAGCGTTCCTTCCTCAACGTGCGCGATTGGGTGGAAGCTGTGGAG GATGGCGCCATGAAGAAAATACCTATCATGTTCTGTGCCAACAAGACTGACATCAGGGACGAAATGCAGCAACAGGGACGACGAGTTGTCCGGTTTGATGACGGGTCAAGGCTGGCAAGG GAATATGAAGGATTGTTTATCGAAACCAGCGCTAAGGACGGATCAAATATACAAGAAGCAGTCATAGAATTGACTAG ATTACTGCGGACGAATGAGGACTTAGAGGTGAAAAATGTGGGCATGCAGCTGCAGGATATGAAGACGGTGAAGAAAAGCAGCTCGTGTTGTCGATAA
- the LOC137261855 gene encoding ras and EF-hand domain-containing protein-like isoform X1, translating into MDQTDAESKLGQLFRACDLDGSGYIDQNELQAVCSELSKDELVDVFSQLDKDGDGRISVEEFARGFTEISEALQTKSRVKMRERLKSQNSDDKIIANEDDFVGILDEGLRAISSQEQVIELYQALHASENPELLTQFENIILGVIKDIRVYQQENDRLEKTYKREKEQHERHLRSLEDEMDVHTQKVEERVKKEEMERSDQEKAELKQLMDAEIAMLQQNLKRMQSEGIDKVGRETEEYMCSLKARLEEYQHENRQLRSELTDTQTNLALVKGELVSTKQQFQEKSRELEVERTTVMDCIREQDNLTRQLHILHETNKKLLDANDNLRESLETSQNKLTSHKRTLSNDSAASGRSTSPRPPRKGSVMSDYFENTCPPQYLRAVSVNSSLAEELCELEPNVMQVTTVSPLRRFRHLESCEDEEIVVGFSDSGHSTMRDYNEPDTESECLSYESDARSLPRRPKRLKPGNMLEEEEFDSHDEMETDAETAIERSEAELFKNMQSKRLSSSGSRGSRGSLRSLPTSDTGNTRTPKGNRGSTRRQMQISPEQLLNVKVSKEPERMYKVVLAGDAAVGKSSFIMRLCKGKFVNNLSSTLGVDFQTKVIEVDGRTIALQLWDTAGQERFRSIAKSYFRRADGVLLLYDCTYERSFLNVRDWVEAVEDGAMKKIPIMFCANKTDIRDEMQQQGRRVVRFDDGSRLAREYEGLFIETSAKDGSNIQEAVIELTRLLRTNEDLEVKNVGMQLQDMKTVKKSSSCCR; encoded by the exons ATGGACCAAACCGACGCTGAGTCCAAACTGGGCCAACTGTTTCGGGCTTGTGACTTAGATGGCTCCGGCTACATCGACCAGAACGAACTTCAGGCGGTGTGTTCCGAACTCTCTAAAGACGAACTCGTCGATGTCTTCAGTCAGCTCGATAAAGACGGAGATGGCCGAATCAGTGTCGAGGAGTTCGCCCGAGGGTTTACGGAAATCAGCGAGGCCCTCCAGACGAAGAGTCGAGTTAAGATGCGGGAACGTTTGAAGAGTCAGAACTCCGATGACAAAATCATTGCTAACGAGGATGACTTTGTGGGCATATTAGACGAAGGACTTAGAGCTATTTCAAG CCAGGAGCAGGTGATCGAGCTGTACCAGGCACTGCACGCCAGCGAGAACCCAGAACTTCTGACCCAGTTCGAGAACATCATCCTAGGGGTCATCAAGGACATCCGGGTCTACCAGCAGGAGAATGACAGGTTGGAGAAGACCTACAAGAG GGAGAAGGAACAACATGAACGACATTTGCGGAGTCTGGAGGACGAGATGGACGTCCACACACAGAAAGTGGAGGAACGCGTTAAAAAGGAG GAGATGGAGAGATCCGACCAGGAGAAGGCGGAACTGAAACAGTTGATGGATGCCGAAATAGCCATGCTGCAGCAGAATCTGAAGAGGATGCAGAGC GAGGGTATCGATAAGGTGGGGAGGGAGACAGAGGAATATATGTGCAGTCTGAAGGCACGTCTGGAGGAATATCAGCACGAGAACAGACAACTGAGGAGTGAgctgacagacacacagacgaACCTGGCTCTGGTCAAGGGGGAGCTGGTCTCCACGAAGCAGCAGTTCCAGGAGAAGAGTCGGGAGTTAGAAGT AGAGAGGACTACAGTGATGGACTGCATCAGAGAACAAGACAACCTTACTCGCCAGCTTCATATATTACA CGAGACCAACAAGAAGCTCCTAGACGCGAACGATAATCTTCGAGAATCTCTCGAGACGTCTCAAAATAAACTGACTTCCCATAAACGGACGTTATCGAATGAT tcTGCGGCCAGTGGACGCAGCACATCGCCCCGACCCCCAAGGAAAGGCTCTGTGATGAGTGACTACTTCGAAAACACCTG CCCTCCACAATACCTCCGAGCTGTCAGTGTCAACTCCTCGCTGGCCGAGGAGCTTTGTGAATTGGAGCCCAATGTGATGCAGGTGACGACGGTGTCGCCATTACGACGATTCCGGCACCTGGAGAGCTGTGAAGACGAGGAAATAG TCGTGGGCTTTTCAGACAGTGGCCATTCCACCATGCGCGACTACAACGAACCTGACACCGAGTCGGAGTGCCTCAGTTACGAGAGCGATGCCCGGTCACTGCCACGGAGGCCGAAGCGGTTGAAGCCAGGCAATATGTTGGAGGAGGAG GAGTTCGACTCCCATGACGAGATGGAGACTGACGCAGAGACCGCCATTGAGAGGTCAGAAGCCGAACTGTTTAAGAACATGCAGAGTAAACGTCTCAGCTCCTCCGGAAGTCGAGGGTCACGTGGCAGTCTCCGATCTTTGCCGACCAGTGACACCGGAAATACTCGAACTCCCAAAGGAAATCGCGGATCCACAAGACGACAGATGCAGATATCCCCTGAACAG TTACTCAACGTCAAGGTGTCCAAGGAGCCCGAGAGGATGTACAAGGTGGTCCTGGCCGGAGATGCTGCGGTCGGCAAGTCAAGTTTCATCATGAGACTGTGCAAGGGCAAGTTCGTCAACAACCTCAGCTCCACACTGG GTGTGGACTTCCAGACCAAAGTGATTGAAGTTGATGGCCGGACCATCGCCCTTCAACTTTGGGACACCGCTGGACAGGAGAG GTTCCGGAGCATCGCAAAGTCTTATTTCCGGCGTGCCGACGGCGTTCTGCTGCTGTACGACTGTACATACGAGCGTTCCTTCCTCAACGTGCGCGATTGGGTGGAAGCTGTGGAG GATGGCGCCATGAAGAAAATACCTATCATGTTCTGTGCCAACAAGACTGACATCAGGGACGAAATGCAGCAACAGGGACGACGAGTTGTCCGGTTTGATGACGGGTCAAGGCTGGCAAGG GAATATGAAGGATTGTTTATCGAAACCAGCGCTAAGGACGGATCAAATATACAAGAAGCAGTCATAGAATTGACTAG ATTACTGCGGACGAATGAGGACTTAGAGGTGAAAAATGTGGGCATGCAGCTGCAGGATATGAAGACGGTGAAGAAAAGCAGCTCGTGTTGTCGATAA